In a genomic window of Pseudorasbora parva isolate DD20220531a chromosome 24, ASM2467924v1, whole genome shotgun sequence:
- the LOC137063742 gene encoding polycomb complex protein BMI-1-A isoform X2, whose translation MELSESVMKGLQTVADPNVFDLKSFTIFTEIVFESLVSPRCESVLGHPELKHIDQSTLKHCHTAATTFILEGIKQNADKSTISSCLEDARFQIERVDIYYTSFQKNKTNLEYLLGVAILRKLILVAPWSNFRLFHPMTMHRTTRIKITELNPHLMCVLCGGYFIDATTIIECLHSFCKMCIVRYLETSKYCPICDVQVHKTKPLLNIRSDKTLQDIVYKLVPGLFKNEMKRRRDFYAEHPSVDAANGSNEDRGEVADEDKRIITDDEIISLSIEFFDQRVQQQGCTDERQNEEVNNKRYLQCPAAMTVMHLRKFLRSKMDIPPTFQIEVMYEDEPLKDYYTLMDIAYIYTWRRNGPLPLKYRVRPSCKKIKITHPQDGVNTNRSESDSASDKASSPAGVPSTSSPLPSPSTLVQPSQPHFTHVSNPINGTTMTSPSRQFSFGNKVRKTALNGSSTSSG comes from the exons ATGGAGTTGTCGGAATCAGTGATGAAAGGGCTTCAAACTGTGGCCGATCCTAATGTGTTCGACCTGAAATCTTTTACGATATTCACAGAGATCGTGTTCGAGAGTCTGGTCTCGCCTCGATGCGAAAGTGTTCTAG GTCACCCAGAATTGAAGCACATCGATCAGTCTACCCTGAAACACTGTCATACAGCTGCAACGACCTTCATTCTGGAAGGAATAAAGCAAAATGCAGATAAATCAACAATTAG CTCGTGTCTTGAAGATGCCAGGTTCCAGATCGAAAGAGTGGACATATATTATACTTCATTCCAG aaaaacaaaacaaatttggAATATTTGTT AGGGGTGGCGATTCTTCGGAAATTAATTTTAGTTGCACCATGGAGCAACTTCagg CTTTTCCATCCCATGACGATGCATCGTACAACAAGGATCAAGATTACAGAGCTCAATCCCCATTTGATGTGTGTCTTATGTGGTGGATATTTCATAGATGCAACAACAATCATAGAGTGCTTGCACTCAT TTTGTAAAATGTGCATTGTCCGGTACCTGGAGACCAGTAAATACTGTCCCATATGTGATGTGCAGGTGCACAAAACGAAGCCACTTCTCAATATTCG GTCTGACAAAACTCTACAGGACATTGTGTACAAGTTGGTTCCCGGTCTATTCAAAA ATGAAATGAAGCGTAGAAGAGATTTTTATGCTGAACACCCATCTGTTGATG cTGCAAATGGATCAAATGAGGATCGAGGGGAAGTTGCTGACGAAGACAAGCGAATCATCACAGATGATGAGATTATCAGTCTGTCAATTGAGTTTTTTGATCAAAG GGTCCAACAGCAAGGCTGCACAGATGAGAGGCAAAATGAAGAG gttAATAATAAAAGATACTTACAATGCCCTGCTGCCATGACTGTGATGCATTTGAGGAAATTTCTAAGAAGCAAAATGGACATACCTCCTACTTTCCAG ATTGAAGTTATGTATGAGGATGAGCCTTTGAAGGATTATTACACATTAATGGACATTGCCTACATCTACACATGGAGAAGA AATGGACCACTCCCTCTGAAATACCGCGTGCGGCCcagctgtaaaaaaataaagattacCCACCCACAAGATGGCGTGAACACAAACCGCTCTGAAAGCGATTCAGCCAGCGATAAGGCCAGCAGTCCCGCTGGAGTTCCATCCACCTCCTCACCACTACCGAGTCCAAGCACACTGGTTCAGCCTTCACAACCTCACTTCACCCATGTTTCCAACCCTATTAACGGCACGACGATGACCAGCCCTAGTCGACAGTTCAGCTTTGGCAACAAAGTGCGAAAGACAGCGCTGAACGGATCTTCCACATCGTCGGGATGA
- the LOC137063742 gene encoding polycomb complex protein BMI-1-A isoform X1: MTMHRTTRIKITELNPHLMCVLCGGYFIDATTIIECLHSFCKMCIVRYLETSKYCPICDVQVHKTKPLLNIRSDKTLQDIVYKLVPGLFKNEMKRRRDFYAEHPSVDAANGSNEDRGEVADEDKRIITDDEIISLSIEFFDQRVQQQGCTDERQNEEVNNKRYLQCPAAMTVMHLRKFLRSKMDIPPTFQIEVMYEDEPLKDYYTLMDIAYIYTWRRNGPLPLKYRVRPSCKKIKITHPQDGVNTNRSESDSASDKASSPAGVPSTSSPLPSPSTLVQPSQPHFTHVSNPINGTTMTSPSRQFSFGNKVRKTALNGSSTSSG; the protein is encoded by the exons ATGACGATGCATCGTACAACAAGGATCAAGATTACAGAGCTCAATCCCCATTTGATGTGTGTCTTATGTGGTGGATATTTCATAGATGCAACAACAATCATAGAGTGCTTGCACTCAT TTTGTAAAATGTGCATTGTCCGGTACCTGGAGACCAGTAAATACTGTCCCATATGTGATGTGCAGGTGCACAAAACGAAGCCACTTCTCAATATTCG GTCTGACAAAACTCTACAGGACATTGTGTACAAGTTGGTTCCCGGTCTATTCAAAA ATGAAATGAAGCGTAGAAGAGATTTTTATGCTGAACACCCATCTGTTGATG cTGCAAATGGATCAAATGAGGATCGAGGGGAAGTTGCTGACGAAGACAAGCGAATCATCACAGATGATGAGATTATCAGTCTGTCAATTGAGTTTTTTGATCAAAG GGTCCAACAGCAAGGCTGCACAGATGAGAGGCAAAATGAAGAG gttAATAATAAAAGATACTTACAATGCCCTGCTGCCATGACTGTGATGCATTTGAGGAAATTTCTAAGAAGCAAAATGGACATACCTCCTACTTTCCAG ATTGAAGTTATGTATGAGGATGAGCCTTTGAAGGATTATTACACATTAATGGACATTGCCTACATCTACACATGGAGAAGA AATGGACCACTCCCTCTGAAATACCGCGTGCGGCCcagctgtaaaaaaataaagattacCCACCCACAAGATGGCGTGAACACAAACCGCTCTGAAAGCGATTCAGCCAGCGATAAGGCCAGCAGTCCCGCTGGAGTTCCATCCACCTCCTCACCACTACCGAGTCCAAGCACACTGGTTCAGCCTTCACAACCTCACTTCACCCATGTTTCCAACCCTATTAACGGCACGACGATGACCAGCCCTAGTCGACAGTTCAGCTTTGGCAACAAAGTGCGAAAGACAGCGCTGAACGGATCTTCCACATCGTCGGGATGA